In Candidatus Flexicrinis affinis, the following proteins share a genomic window:
- a CDS encoding cupin domain-containing protein — protein MLAVHLSEVSFEEPWVEGAPHQTLRFVFPLLGRGPENEASSLVYFEVEPGNELVRHTDSAEELLFIVQGRLEVSVGDETGIVEGPSFALVPAMAPHGVRNVGTETAKVAGFFAARHIVSHFDKVWQPIGTNVVDTAKIEEAMLVQQ, from the coding sequence ATGTTGGCCGTACATCTGAGTGAAGTGTCGTTTGAGGAGCCGTGGGTTGAGGGTGCGCCGCACCAGACCCTGCGTTTCGTCTTCCCGCTGTTGGGCCGGGGACCGGAGAACGAGGCGAGTTCGCTGGTCTATTTCGAAGTGGAGCCGGGCAACGAATTGGTCCGGCATACGGACAGCGCCGAGGAGCTGCTGTTCATCGTGCAGGGGCGCCTCGAAGTGAGCGTGGGTGACGAAACAGGTATCGTCGAAGGGCCGAGCTTCGCCCTCGTCCCGGCGATGGCTCCCCACGGGGTGCGCAATGTCGGGACGGAGACGGCCAAGGTCGCCGGCTTCTTTGCGGCGCGCCACATCGTCTCCCACTTCGACAAGGTGTGGCAGCCCATCGGCACCAACGTCGTGGATACGGCCAAGATCGAAGAGGCCATGCTGGTGCAGCAGTAA
- a CDS encoding FKBP-type peptidyl-prolyl cis-trans isomerase produces MAGSVYNRGCVSPKRRPTPMKEGREYLAANAKKEGVVTTASGLQYRVLTQGDGSKPGPRAEVEVHYEGRLIDGTVFDSSYARGESIAFFLSQVIPGWSEGVQLMSVGSKYELTIPFELAYGPKGIPGVIPPHSTLIFDVELLKIY; encoded by the coding sequence ATGGCGGGCAGCGTTTATAATCGGGGATGTGTATCCCCTAAACGGAGACCAACACCGATGAAAGAAGGACGCGAATACCTCGCGGCGAACGCCAAGAAGGAAGGGGTCGTCACGACCGCCAGCGGCTTGCAGTACCGTGTATTGACGCAAGGTGACGGCTCCAAGCCCGGCCCGCGCGCCGAGGTCGAAGTGCATTACGAGGGCCGTTTGATCGACGGCACCGTGTTCGACAGTTCGTATGCCCGCGGCGAGTCGATCGCGTTCTTCCTCTCGCAGGTCATCCCCGGATGGTCGGAAGGCGTGCAGTTGATGTCCGTCGGCTCGAAGTACGAGCTGACCATCCCCTTCGAACTCGCCTACGGGCCGAAGGGGATCCCCGGCGTCATCCCGCCGCATTCCACGCTGATTTTCGACGTCGAACTGCTCAAGATTTACTAG
- a CDS encoding DUF3352 domain-containing protein produces MTHLIAIVVAVLAIAFPAATAEPADGIFQLAQYMPADADVFVAFRADDAYLDTLDSVLAGANTLAADLGSPGVNLNARAMIANALQVERSNLDAFLAWAGDAIGIAAVAEGDGTPIWLAAIPHANRQAADVFLRTQGFVDGGTYGTYSAYGRDGISQVVLLEDTVAFVIPGPEFAPDVASGEYGRLSNDPGYVAAVRALPVESYNAAAYLSRTFAAAQLGLSMDTQNGVIVGLTLADAGGIALIADVVQMPGSTPVTQPLSINPEFRRFVPADATAVVHGAELGGLINTAIDALEANGIPNMRANTQALLRGAGIDLTAMLNWMKGDFALFARIDLQGLYRYAVGTTSDPETLQDLFDIGLVVEAVNPAGAAETARGLASVLRALGATERADVTTETVGGVELTVLRIDTLEAFAVRVPLAIAVGANDEVFVLGTYNAVTSILSGEPGIDSAASYGDSTALWLDQPTSVWFVDSDVLAGAVGALVALGPAVEPAYLDIIAVLDENAPPPEPILPAPAAIDGIISNLGEFARYATITTNVDDDGVQRLRAAITLGASSR; encoded by the coding sequence GTGACACATCTGATTGCGATTGTTGTGGCCGTTCTCGCTATCGCTTTTCCCGCCGCGACGGCCGAGCCCGCAGACGGCATCTTCCAACTGGCGCAGTATATGCCCGCCGATGCCGATGTCTTTGTCGCTTTCCGTGCCGATGACGCCTATCTCGACACGCTGGACTCGGTGCTAGCCGGGGCTAACACGCTTGCGGCGGATCTCGGCTCGCCCGGCGTCAACCTCAATGCACGCGCCATGATCGCCAATGCACTGCAGGTCGAGCGGTCAAACCTTGATGCTTTCTTGGCGTGGGCCGGCGACGCAATCGGGATCGCTGCAGTGGCTGAGGGCGATGGCACGCCGATCTGGCTGGCCGCGATCCCGCACGCCAACCGGCAGGCCGCCGATGTCTTCTTGCGTACGCAAGGGTTTGTGGATGGCGGCACTTACGGGACCTATTCCGCATACGGGAGGGATGGCATCTCGCAGGTCGTCCTGCTCGAGGACACGGTTGCCTTCGTCATCCCGGGGCCGGAGTTCGCGCCAGATGTCGCGTCCGGGGAGTATGGACGCCTCTCCAACGATCCCGGATATGTGGCGGCCGTGCGCGCGCTGCCGGTAGAATCCTACAACGCCGCCGCATATCTCAGCCGAACATTTGCCGCCGCACAGCTCGGGCTGTCGATGGATACACAGAACGGCGTGATCGTCGGCCTCACGCTGGCCGATGCGGGCGGTATCGCGCTGATCGCCGACGTCGTCCAGATGCCGGGTTCTACGCCGGTGACACAACCGTTGTCCATCAATCCAGAGTTTCGCCGGTTTGTGCCGGCCGACGCGACCGCGGTGGTTCACGGCGCCGAGCTTGGCGGCTTGATCAACACCGCGATCGACGCGCTGGAGGCCAACGGGATCCCAAACATGCGCGCCAATACCCAAGCCTTGTTGCGCGGCGCCGGCATTGACCTGACTGCAATGCTCAACTGGATGAAGGGCGATTTCGCGCTGTTCGCGCGTATCGACTTGCAAGGACTGTACCGCTACGCCGTCGGGACGACGAGCGACCCGGAAACGCTGCAAGACTTGTTCGATATCGGGTTGGTGGTCGAAGCGGTCAATCCTGCCGGGGCGGCAGAGACGGCCCGTGGACTCGCCAGCGTGCTGCGTGCGCTCGGGGCGACAGAGCGCGCAGACGTCACAACTGAGACGGTCGGCGGCGTTGAACTGACGGTGCTGCGAATCGATACGCTGGAAGCCTTTGCGGTACGCGTGCCGCTGGCGATTGCGGTCGGCGCCAATGACGAGGTGTTCGTCTTGGGGACGTACAACGCAGTGACCTCCATCCTGAGCGGAGAACCGGGGATCGACAGTGCTGCCTCGTACGGCGACAGTACCGCGCTTTGGCTGGATCAGCCGACGTCGGTGTGGTTCGTCGACAGTGATGTGTTGGCTGGCGCGGTGGGCGCTTTGGTGGCGCTTGGGCCTGCGGTCGAACCGGCGTATCTGGATATCATCGCTGTGCTGGACGAAAACGCCCCGCCGCCAGAGCCAATTTTGCCGGCCCCTGCCGCAATCGACGGCATCATCAGCAATCTGGGCGAGTTCGCGCGTTATGCCACGATCACGACTAACGTTGACGATGACGGGGTGCAGCGACTGCGCGCAGCGATCACGCTGGGGGCGTCATCCCGCTGA
- a CDS encoding TetR/AcrR family transcriptional regulator, producing the protein MKRTYTSRRREESAERTRQAIINAAITMHSQGITTLPAVAEEAGVSLPTVNKHFPTREHLFAACTEHVMTTLDFPSPDTLADIPDRAQRITQLVTEVFRMHEKTFGVSWTGYRLEAESPVLAKVNADYEDFVGQMVDALHITGSDTLRMFARALLNPLTYRALRLRSGLDFDAAVQHTAQALIALLDT; encoded by the coding sequence ATGAAACGAACCTATACGTCCCGCCGCCGGGAGGAGAGCGCAGAGCGCACCCGCCAGGCCATCATCAACGCAGCCATCACGATGCACAGTCAGGGAATCACGACGCTTCCGGCTGTGGCGGAAGAGGCCGGCGTGTCGCTGCCGACCGTCAACAAGCATTTCCCGACACGTGAGCATCTGTTCGCGGCCTGCACGGAGCATGTCATGACTACGCTGGACTTTCCTTCGCCGGACACGTTGGCCGATATCCCTGACCGCGCTCAGCGGATCACGCAGCTCGTCACTGAGGTGTTCCGCATGCATGAAAAGACCTTTGGGGTCTCGTGGACCGGCTACCGGTTGGAAGCCGAGTCTCCGGTGCTGGCCAAGGTAAACGCCGACTATGAGGACTTCGTCGGCCAGATGGTCGATGCGCTGCACATTACAGGCTCCGACACGCTGCGTATGTTCGCGCGGGCACTGCTGAATCCGCTCACGTATCGCGCGCTGCGGCTCAGAAGTGGGCTGGACTTCGATGCCGCTGTACAGCACACGGCGCAAGCGCTGATCGCTCTGCTTGACACCTAA
- a CDS encoding amidohydrolase: protein MERYPLLVDTDIHPVPSSQRIGEFLPEPWRTRFLSGSVGPGGQGYWNPNGVMRSDAVLEDGTRIETLPEALSRHFFDPYGIDYGILNTASMQISLSPEPDFSAAVVSAVNSVYLEDWLPADPRFRLSALIALADPDLAVKEIHRVGEHPGVVQILMPSATPLPLGNRFFHRIYAAAAEHGLPVAIHPGAEGVGMSGAPTVAGYPSSYLEWHTALAANYVGQLVSLVTEGVFVKFPTLKFVLIEGGVCWLPSILWRLDKNWKALRSTTPWLDRLPSEIIQEHVLLTTQPIEEPADPKHFAAIMEMFDAEKMLMFSSDYPHWDGDPPDFTARFFPKPMRPAVMGRNAQRLYRLPEVERVIES from the coding sequence ATGGAACGCTATCCGCTGCTTGTCGACACCGACATTCATCCTGTGCCATCGTCGCAGCGGATCGGCGAGTTTCTTCCCGAGCCGTGGCGAACCCGCTTCCTCAGCGGCAGCGTCGGCCCCGGCGGGCAGGGCTATTGGAACCCCAACGGCGTCATGCGTTCGGACGCCGTGCTGGAAGATGGCACGCGGATCGAGACGCTGCCCGAGGCGCTCAGCCGCCACTTCTTCGACCCGTATGGCATCGACTACGGCATCCTCAACACCGCGTCGATGCAGATTTCGCTGTCGCCCGAACCGGATTTCTCGGCGGCGGTTGTGTCGGCGGTCAACAGCGTGTATCTCGAAGACTGGCTGCCGGCCGACCCGCGCTTCCGCCTGTCGGCGCTGATCGCGCTGGCCGACCCGGATTTGGCCGTGAAGGAGATTCACCGCGTCGGCGAGCATCCCGGCGTCGTGCAAATCCTGATGCCTAGCGCGACCCCGCTGCCGCTCGGCAACCGTTTCTTCCACCGCATCTACGCCGCCGCCGCCGAACACGGTCTGCCGGTGGCGATCCACCCCGGCGCGGAAGGGGTGGGCATGTCCGGCGCGCCGACCGTCGCCGGCTACCCGAGCAGCTACCTCGAGTGGCACACGGCGCTGGCGGCCAATTATGTCGGGCAGTTGGTCAGCCTCGTGACCGAAGGCGTGTTTGTCAAGTTCCCGACGCTCAAGTTCGTGTTGATCGAAGGCGGCGTGTGTTGGCTTCCGAGCATCTTGTGGCGGCTGGACAAGAACTGGAAGGCGCTGCGCAGCACGACTCCGTGGCTCGACCGCCTGCCCAGCGAGATCATTCAGGAACACGTGCTGCTGACGACACAACCTATCGAGGAACCGGCCGATCCCAAGCACTTCGCCGCGATAATGGAGATGTTCGACGCCGAGAAGATGCTGATGTTCTCCAGCGACTACCCGCATTGGGACGGAGACCCGCCTGACTTCACCGCCCGCTTCTTCCCCAAGCCGATGCGCCCGGCGGTGATGGGGCGCAACGCACAACGTCTGTATCGTCTGCCCGAGGTCGAGCGTGTCATCGAATCCTAG
- a CDS encoding AlkZ family DNA glycosylase, with protein MNIAHARMHSQRLVTPAFETPGEVVRWMGAMQAQDYHQAVWAIGSRMANPTLAAVEAAIEAGDILRTWPMRGTIHFVAAEEARWRVELAADRSMSSSAARLRQLELTEDDIHRCRDIAERRLAGRQRMQRGDLLLAFDEGGVSTAGQRGYHILSQLALRAVLCLGPNDGKQQTYVLLDDWTHGAPSRPRDESLAELARRYAISHGPATAHDLAWWAGITVTDARAGFEAARPDVTPREIDGTVYWVAEGADDQAVDAGHLALLAGYDEYLLGYQNRDAVIDRANASAICPGANGVFYPMVVVGGQIVGTWRRTLRRDLAVIGRAVFADVVVRDGAFESAARRYAAFHGLEVAFET; from the coding sequence GTGAACATCGCACATGCCCGGATGCACAGCCAGCGGCTGGTCACGCCTGCCTTCGAGACACCGGGCGAGGTCGTGCGCTGGATGGGTGCGATGCAGGCGCAGGACTACCATCAGGCGGTGTGGGCGATCGGTTCGCGCATGGCAAACCCGACGCTGGCCGCCGTCGAAGCGGCGATTGAAGCGGGCGACATCCTGCGCACGTGGCCGATGCGCGGCACGATCCATTTCGTCGCCGCGGAGGAGGCGCGCTGGCGCGTCGAGTTGGCCGCCGACCGGAGCATGTCGAGCAGCGCAGCCCGTCTGCGACAGCTTGAATTGACCGAGGACGACATCCACCGCTGCCGCGATATCGCCGAGAGGCGTCTCGCCGGGCGCCAGCGGATGCAGCGCGGCGACCTGCTGCTCGCGTTCGACGAAGGCGGCGTCAGCACGGCCGGCCAGCGTGGATATCACATCCTATCGCAGTTGGCGCTGCGTGCGGTGCTGTGTCTCGGTCCCAACGACGGCAAGCAGCAGACCTACGTCTTGTTGGACGACTGGACACACGGCGCGCCGTCACGCCCGCGCGACGAGTCACTGGCCGAACTGGCGCGACGGTACGCGATCAGCCACGGGCCGGCGACGGCGCACGATCTGGCGTGGTGGGCGGGGATCACGGTCACCGATGCGCGGGCGGGCTTCGAGGCCGCGCGCCCCGACGTGACCCCGCGCGAGATTGACGGCACGGTCTACTGGGTAGCGGAAGGGGCCGACGATCAGGCGGTCGACGCGGGCCACCTCGCGCTGTTGGCCGGGTACGACGAATATCTGCTCGGCTATCAGAACCGCGACGCGGTAATCGACCGCGCCAATGCGTCGGCGATCTGCCCCGGCGCCAACGGCGTGTTCTACCCGATGGTCGTCGTCGGCGGGCAGATCGTGGGGACGTGGCGGCGCACGCTCAGGAGAGACCTCGCCGTGATCGGCCGCGCCGTCTTCGCGGACGTGGTTGTTCGGGATGGCGCATTTGAGTCCGCCGCCCGGCGCTATGCCGCGTTCCACGGCCTCGAGGTCGCGTTCGAGACGTGA
- a CDS encoding C39 family peptidase, with the protein MGQQIAALPSSYSLSGMSFEYQGWNNCGPATLTNALTYFGYADKQGRAASWLKPNREDKNVSPSQMVQFVNSQVPEIPVYALERVGGTLDMLKLLISNNYPVIIEAGYDPEPDRLGWMGHYLLVSGYDDASAEFITQDSYLGPNLRYSYDHVRRFWQHFNYTYIVLYESGAEPALLDLLGTDADPQTNALNALQIATAEATADRANAFAWFNMGTNFVRLGIMDRAVIAYDEARRIGLPWRMLWYQFGPFEAYYAQGRYQDMIDLARNNLNDGGGQYVEETYYYAALAREALGERDRAINNLREAVNFNPNFTAARDKLNQLTQ; encoded by the coding sequence ATGGGCCAGCAAATCGCCGCTCTGCCGTCCAGCTACTCGCTGTCGGGTATGTCGTTCGAGTATCAGGGCTGGAACAACTGTGGCCCGGCGACCCTCACCAATGCGCTGACCTACTTCGGCTATGCCGATAAGCAGGGGCGCGCCGCCAGTTGGCTCAAGCCCAACCGCGAGGACAAGAACGTCAGTCCGTCGCAGATGGTGCAGTTCGTCAATTCGCAGGTGCCGGAAATCCCGGTCTACGCATTGGAGCGCGTCGGCGGCACGCTCGACATGCTCAAGCTGCTGATCTCCAACAACTATCCGGTCATCATCGAGGCCGGCTACGACCCTGAACCGGACCGGTTGGGCTGGATGGGCCACTATCTGCTCGTCAGCGGCTACGACGATGCCTCGGCCGAATTCATCACGCAGGACAGCTACCTCGGGCCGAACCTGCGCTACAGCTACGACCACGTCCGGCGCTTCTGGCAGCACTTCAACTACACCTACATCGTGCTGTACGAAAGCGGCGCAGAGCCAGCGCTGCTCGATCTGCTCGGCACCGATGCCGACCCGCAGACCAACGCGCTGAACGCGCTGCAAATCGCCACCGCCGAGGCCACCGCCGACCGTGCCAACGCGTTCGCGTGGTTCAACATGGGCACCAATTTCGTCCGCCTCGGCATCATGGATCGCGCAGTGATCGCGTACGACGAAGCGCGGCGGATCGGCCTGCCGTGGCGCATGCTGTGGTATCAATTCGGGCCGTTCGAGGCGTACTATGCGCAGGGCCGCTATCAGGACATGATCGATCTGGCCCGCAACAACCTCAACGACGGCGGCGGCCAGTACGTCGAGGAGACGTACTATTACGCGGCGCTGGCCCGCGAGGCGCTCGGCGAGCGCGACCGTGCCATCAACAACCTGCGCGAAGCGGTCAACTTTAATCCGAACTTCACCGCCGCCCGCGACAAGCTCAACCAGCTCACTCAGTAG
- a CDS encoding Rieske (2Fe-2S) protein — MTVARVGEIAPGQRKIVRIDGRSIGVFNVGGVYRAYLNLCPHALAPVCLGRVGGTTLPSAPGTFEWGRDGEILSCPWHGWEFDLLDGHCLTDKKRLHAFELALVGDEIVLTV; from the coding sequence ATCACGGTCGCCCGCGTCGGCGAGATCGCGCCCGGCCAGCGCAAGATCGTCAGAATCGACGGACGCAGCATCGGCGTGTTCAACGTCGGCGGCGTGTACCGCGCCTATCTCAACCTCTGCCCGCACGCGCTGGCGCCGGTGTGCCTCGGGCGTGTGGGCGGAACGACGCTGCCGTCAGCCCCCGGTACGTTCGAATGGGGGCGCGACGGCGAAATCCTGTCCTGTCCGTGGCATGGGTGGGAGTTCGACCTGCTGGACGGCCACTGCCTGACCGACAAGAAACGCCTGCACGCGTTCGAGCTGGCCCTCGTCGGAGACGAGATCGTCCTCACCGTGTGA
- a CDS encoding class I SAM-dependent methyltransferase yields MSLRFHEIAEGDHRILNPFTHDKLMVLGEICRLAPEMRQLDLCCGKAEMLCQWSHRWGIGGVGVDISAIFLTAAAARAEEMGVASRITLVEGDAAQYAAEPHAFDIVSCVGATWIGDGLVGTINLMRGALKPGGLVLVGEPYWISPPSPEAVEGVGVGPDDYVTLLGTLDRIESTGFELVEMVLADGDSWDRYSAAKWMTVDTWLRANPDDPDAAALRDWIARDKRSYLEYQRPLFGWGVFVLREKA; encoded by the coding sequence ATGTCATTGAGATTTCACGAAATCGCGGAGGGCGACCACCGCATCCTTAACCCGTTCACCCACGATAAGCTGATGGTGTTGGGTGAGATCTGCCGTCTGGCGCCGGAGATGCGCCAGCTCGACTTATGCTGTGGCAAAGCCGAAATGCTGTGCCAGTGGTCGCACCGCTGGGGGATCGGCGGCGTCGGCGTCGACATCAGCGCGATATTCCTCACGGCAGCGGCCGCACGCGCTGAAGAGATGGGTGTCGCCAGTCGCATCACGCTAGTCGAAGGTGACGCCGCCCAGTACGCCGCCGAACCGCACGCGTTCGACATCGTCAGCTGCGTCGGCGCGACGTGGATCGGCGACGGTCTGGTCGGCACGATCAACCTGATGCGCGGCGCGCTCAAGCCCGGCGGCCTGGTGCTCGTCGGCGAGCCCTACTGGATCAGCCCGCCATCGCCCGAGGCGGTCGAAGGCGTCGGTGTTGGTCCGGACGACTACGTAACCTTGCTCGGCACGCTCGACCGGATCGAATCGACCGGCTTCGAGCTGGTCGAGATGGTGCTGGCCGATGGCGACAGTTGGGATCGCTATTCCGCCGCTAAATGGATGACTGTCGACACGTGGCTACGCGCCAACCCGGACGATCCGGACGCCGCCGCGCTGCGCGACTGGATCGCCCGCGACAAACGGTCGTATCTGGAATATCAGAGGCCTCTGTTCGGCTGGGGCGTGTTCGTCCTGCGCGAAAAAGCGTGA
- a CDS encoding aminotransferase class V-fold PLP-dependent enzyme: MNDPLLNWRAEFPILDTCTYMISNSLGAMPRAVYDKLHEFADTWATLGVSAWGKPFGGNPTWWEVKGAVGDKIAPLMGAPAGSVLVHENASIANGILMSALDWSDTRRNKVVVSDMDFPSDVYSTQRMLPPHISLQVIRTRDGATLPIDELLEAIDEETRLVSLSHVLFRSAYIMPAAAIVAKAHAVGAQVLLNGYHSVGIIPVDVTAMHVDYYIGGTLKWMCGGPGGVFLYVRPDLLTTLQPKITGWFAHKNPFAFDIDHFELRDDFYRLANGTPGIAALYAIQPGVDVITQVGVEAIRAKSLRQTQLLFDLADAAGYETRTPRTDADRAGTVTVNPPHAYEVSREMLARKFVVDFRANAGIRIAPHFYNTDDEVVATIDIIGEILADGSWQKFAQGREFVT, from the coding sequence ATGAACGACCCGCTCTTGAACTGGCGCGCCGAGTTTCCGATCCTCGACACGTGTACCTATATGATCAGCAACAGCCTCGGTGCGATGCCGCGCGCCGTCTACGACAAGCTGCACGAGTTCGCCGATACATGGGCGACGCTGGGCGTGAGCGCGTGGGGCAAGCCGTTCGGCGGCAATCCGACGTGGTGGGAGGTCAAGGGCGCGGTGGGGGACAAGATCGCGCCGCTGATGGGTGCGCCGGCGGGCAGCGTGCTCGTCCACGAGAACGCCAGCATCGCCAATGGCATCCTGATGAGCGCGCTCGACTGGTCGGACACGCGGCGCAACAAGGTCGTCGTGTCGGACATGGATTTCCCCAGCGACGTGTACTCGACACAGCGCATGCTGCCGCCGCACATCAGCCTGCAAGTGATCCGCACCCGCGACGGCGCCACGCTGCCGATTGACGAGCTGCTCGAGGCCATCGACGAGGAGACGCGGCTCGTCAGCCTGTCGCACGTGCTGTTCCGCAGCGCGTACATCATGCCGGCGGCAGCGATCGTGGCCAAGGCGCACGCGGTCGGCGCGCAGGTGCTGCTCAACGGCTATCACAGCGTCGGGATCATCCCCGTCGACGTCACGGCGATGCACGTCGACTACTACATCGGTGGTACGCTCAAGTGGATGTGCGGCGGGCCGGGCGGCGTGTTCTTGTATGTGCGGCCCGATCTGCTAACCACGCTGCAACCGAAGATCACCGGATGGTTCGCGCATAAGAATCCGTTCGCGTTCGATATCGACCACTTCGAACTGCGTGACGACTTCTACCGCCTCGCCAACGGCACGCCCGGGATCGCCGCGCTGTACGCGATTCAGCCGGGCGTGGACGTAATCACGCAAGTCGGCGTCGAGGCGATCCGCGCCAAGTCGCTGCGGCAGACTCAACTGCTCTTCGACCTTGCCGACGCCGCCGGCTACGAGACGCGCACGCCGCGCACAGACGCTGACCGCGCCGGGACGGTGACGGTCAATCCGCCGCACGCCTACGAGGTCAGCCGCGAGATGCTGGCGCGCAAGTTCGTGGTGGACTTCCGCGCCAACGCGGGGATACGCATCGCGCCGCACTTCTACAACACCGACGACGAGGTGGTTGCGACGATCGACATCATCGGTGAGATCCTTGCCGACGGGAGCTGGCAGAAGTTCGCGCAAGGCCGCGAGTTCGTGACGTAG
- a CDS encoding M42 family metallopeptidase — protein sequence MSLAVDPSGLVAFLVDLLNTPSPTGYHREAMTFCRERFAALAGVEASFTRKGALMLRVPGEDAALPPVGITAHADTLGLMVREIKSNGRLAVHRIGGLLLNGAESENVTIRTADDRRYRGTFALVNTSTHVNRDAGTTERTDRTMEVRIDERVSSKADVDALGIHVGDFIFLDPRVEVTASGFIKSRFLDDKASVAAIYGALSALDRAGMKPKRTILALISNYEEVGHGGSADWPAELDELLSVDMGVVGDGHNGDEFSVSLCTADGGGPYHFDMLEKLRGLASAHDIPLKPDYFPYYASDGTAYWRAGGSARVGLIGPGVYASHSYERTHTDAVVHTAYLIARYMLAG from the coding sequence ATGTCGCTCGCCGTCGATCCCTCCGGCCTCGTCGCTTTCCTCGTCGATCTGCTGAACACGCCGAGCCCGACCGGGTATCACCGCGAGGCGATGACGTTTTGCCGCGAACGATTCGCCGCACTTGCCGGGGTGGAGGCATCCTTCACCCGCAAGGGCGCGCTGATGCTGCGTGTCCCCGGTGAAGACGCGGCCCTTCCCCCGGTCGGGATCACGGCGCATGCCGACACGCTCGGCCTGATGGTGCGCGAGATCAAGTCGAACGGCCGGCTCGCCGTTCATCGCATCGGCGGGCTGCTGCTCAACGGCGCCGAGAGCGAGAACGTCACCATCCGCACCGCCGACGATCGGCGCTACCGCGGCACATTTGCGTTAGTCAATACCAGCACGCACGTCAACCGAGACGCCGGTACGACCGAACGGACCGACCGCACGATGGAAGTGCGCATCGACGAGCGTGTGTCGAGCAAGGCGGACGTCGATGCCCTCGGTATTCATGTGGGTGACTTCATCTTCCTCGATCCCCGCGTCGAAGTGACGGCCAGCGGGTTCATCAAGTCGCGCTTCTTGGACGACAAGGCGAGCGTCGCGGCCATCTACGGCGCGCTGTCCGCGCTTGACCGGGCGGGAATGAAGCCGAAACGCACGATTCTGGCGCTGATCTCCAACTACGAAGAGGTCGGGCACGGCGGTTCGGCAGATTGGCCGGCCGAGCTGGACGAGCTGTTGTCGGTCGATATGGGCGTCGTCGGCGACGGTCACAACGGCGACGAATTCAGCGTGTCGCTGTGTACCGCCGACGGCGGCGGGCCGTACCACTTTGATATGCTCGAAAAGCTGCGCGGGCTGGCATCGGCGCACGATATTCCCCTCAAACCCGACTACTTCCCATACTACGCGTCGGACGGGACGGCGTACTGGCGGGCGGGTGGCAGCGCGCGCGTCGGGCTGATCGGCCCCGGCGTGTACGCCTCGCACAGCTACGAGCGCACGCACACGGATGCCGTCGTGCATACGGCATACTTGATCGCCCGCTATATGCTGGCCGGATAG
- a CDS encoding NAD-dependent epimerase/dehydratase family protein, whose product MNILIIGGTRQIGHYLTEALLEAGHRVTLLNRGVSPDTLPETLPRLRVDRTEAVQLRRALTGRTFDVVVDTVLFRRPEAEVISQLLNGSTGRYIALSTGQVYLVRDGLTRPFAEEDYDGPVMTAPALGTYDYEEWLYGFDKRQCEDVLMEAHARTGFPATTLRLPMVISARDQYLRLYNYVLRLRDGGPVLIADQPDYPVRNVYALDVVRAIMRLLGHDGGFGRAFNISPDETLTLTDLLHRLASTLNVTPNIVTVPRSILVANGFLPDCSPFSDVWMSELDNVRSKTELGMTYTPVDDVLRDVVDALRRRQPKPPAGYRRRNAERALAASLKTPQ is encoded by the coding sequence ATGAACATCCTCATCATCGGCGGCACCCGGCAGATCGGCCATTACCTGACGGAAGCACTGCTCGAGGCCGGCCACCGGGTCACCTTGCTCAACCGCGGCGTATCGCCGGACACGCTGCCCGAGACGCTGCCCCGCCTGCGCGTCGACCGTACCGAAGCGGTTCAGCTTCGCCGTGCACTGACCGGGCGCACCTTCGATGTCGTTGTGGATACCGTTCTGTTCCGCCGCCCCGAAGCCGAGGTCATCTCGCAGTTGCTCAACGGCAGCACGGGCCGCTACATCGCGCTGTCGACCGGGCAGGTGTACTTGGTGCGTGACGGGCTGACAAGGCCATTTGCCGAAGAGGATTACGACGGGCCGGTGATGACAGCACCCGCGCTCGGCACGTACGATTACGAAGAATGGCTGTACGGCTTCGACAAGCGCCAATGCGAAGACGTGCTGATGGAGGCCCACGCTCGTACCGGCTTCCCGGCCACCACCCTGCGCCTGCCGATGGTCATCAGCGCGCGCGACCAGTATCTGAGGCTCTACAACTACGTGCTTCGTTTGCGCGACGGCGGCCCGGTGCTGATCGCCGATCAGCCCGACTATCCCGTGCGTAACGTGTACGCGCTCGACGTCGTACGCGCAATCATGCGCCTGTTGGGCCACGACGGCGGGTTCGGGCGCGCCTTCAACATCAGCCCGGATGAGACCCTAACCCTCACCGATCTTCTGCATCGGCTGGCGAGCACCCTGAACGTGACGCCGAACATCGTGACGGTGCCACGCAGTATTCTGGTCGCCAACGGGTTCCTGCCGGACTGCTCGCCGTTCAGCGACGTGTGGATGTCGGAACTCGACAACGTGCGCAGCAAGACCGAACTCGGGATGACCTATACGCCGGTCGACGACGTTCTGCGCGATGTCGTCGATGCGTTACGACGCCGTCAGCCCAAGCCGCCCGCAGGTTATCGCCGGCGCAACGCCGAACGGGCGCTGGCCGCGTCGCTCAAAACGCCGCAGTAG